In one window of Rathayibacter caricis DSM 15933 DNA:
- a CDS encoding OsmC family peroxiredoxin, which yields MPTRSARTAWNGSLETGEGQVELSSSKLGTYDVSFPKRAADDANGATSPEELLGAAHSACYAMQFSAVLGQAGGTVEALDVRADVSLGPDSAGGFKLTGIHLVVSGEVSGIDEAAFLKAADEAKATCPVSKALTGVEITLDATFES from the coding sequence ATGCCCACTCGTTCTGCACGCACCGCCTGGAACGGCTCGCTCGAGACCGGCGAGGGCCAGGTCGAGCTCTCGAGCTCGAAGCTCGGCACCTACGACGTCTCGTTCCCGAAGCGCGCCGCCGACGACGCCAACGGCGCGACCAGCCCCGAGGAGCTCCTCGGCGCCGCCCACTCGGCCTGCTACGCCATGCAGTTCTCGGCCGTGCTCGGCCAGGCCGGCGGCACCGTCGAGGCGCTCGACGTCCGCGCCGACGTCTCGCTCGGCCCGGACTCCGCGGGCGGCTTCAAGCTGACCGGCATCCACCTCGTCGTCAGCGGAGAGGTCTCCGGTATCGACGAGGCCGCGTTCCTGAAGGCCGCCGACGAGGCCAAGGCCACCTGCCCGGTCTCGAAGGCGCTGACCGGAGTCGAGATCACCCTCGACGCCACCTTCGAGAGCTGA
- a CDS encoding RNA polymerase sigma factor, translating into MPPADERRERFEALVARTADPVRRYLLRRTDAATADDVLSETMIVLWRRIDAVPEEEIAWAIGVARLQLANAERGRRRQDRLAHRILVVDPPRETGSGIDDDVADAVSRVLAQMKPADAELLRLSVWEELAPREIADVLGATPGAVSVRLHRARARFAALWSKTGGAAGHAGEEEGSGR; encoded by the coding sequence ATGCCTCCCGCCGACGAGCGACGAGAGCGGTTCGAGGCGCTGGTCGCCCGGACCGCGGATCCGGTGCGCCGCTACCTCCTGCGGCGGACCGACGCCGCCACGGCCGACGACGTCCTGTCCGAGACGATGATCGTGCTCTGGCGCAGGATCGACGCCGTGCCGGAGGAGGAGATCGCCTGGGCGATCGGAGTCGCCCGCCTGCAGCTCGCCAACGCCGAGCGCGGCCGCCGACGGCAGGACAGGCTGGCGCACCGCATCCTGGTCGTCGATCCGCCGCGCGAGACCGGGTCCGGTATCGACGACGACGTCGCCGACGCCGTCTCGCGGGTGCTCGCGCAGATGAAGCCCGCCGACGCCGAGCTGCTGCGGCTCTCAGTCTGGGAGGAGCTCGCACCCCGCGAGATCGCGGACGTGCTCGGGGCGACTCCGGGTGCCGTCTCGGTGCGGCTGCACCGGGCCCGCGCGAGATTCGCGGCTCTCTGGAGTAAGACCGGCGGCGCCGCCGGACATGCAGGAGAAGAGGAGGGGAGCGGACGATGA
- a CDS encoding Gfo/Idh/MocA family protein produces MTAAPLLRAALVGTGAVAHLHAQALATRADVRLVAAVDTDPVRAAEFAERYGIPAHGTSIDDLPEVDVVHLCTPPAVHAAQAEAAFARGAHVVVEKPPALSLAEVDRMTAAADAAGRLLAVVFQQRTGTAAAHVKRLLDSGALGRVLVARCDTLWYRDPAYFAVPWRGTWESEGGGTTLGHGIHQIDLLAHLVGDVVEVTGQAWREARDIETEDVSTGVLRFASGAVASVLTSAVSPREVSAIRLDTERATIEVEHLYGHGRTHWRITPSREVAPEEAEAWVFPDDEDVPSGHAPYLDAVYDAIATGGPLPDVASGPARSLEIVAALYLSSTRGGPVRIDELADPELRGPMRADVRDQRR; encoded by the coding sequence ATGACCGCCGCCCCCCTCCTCCGCGCCGCCCTCGTCGGGACGGGCGCGGTCGCCCACCTCCACGCGCAGGCCCTCGCCACCCGCGCCGACGTGCGCCTCGTCGCCGCCGTCGACACCGACCCGGTCCGCGCCGCCGAGTTCGCCGAGCGCTACGGCATCCCCGCGCACGGCACGAGCATCGACGACCTGCCCGAGGTCGACGTCGTGCACCTCTGCACCCCGCCCGCTGTGCACGCCGCCCAGGCCGAGGCCGCCTTCGCCCGGGGCGCGCACGTCGTCGTCGAGAAGCCGCCGGCCCTCTCGCTCGCCGAGGTCGATCGGATGACCGCCGCGGCCGACGCCGCCGGTCGCCTCCTCGCCGTGGTCTTCCAGCAGCGCACGGGCACCGCCGCCGCGCACGTGAAGCGGCTGCTCGACTCCGGAGCGCTCGGCCGCGTGCTCGTCGCCCGCTGCGACACCCTCTGGTACCGCGACCCCGCCTACTTCGCCGTGCCCTGGCGCGGCACCTGGGAGTCGGAGGGCGGCGGCACCACCCTCGGCCACGGCATCCACCAGATCGACCTGCTCGCGCACCTCGTCGGCGACGTCGTCGAGGTGACCGGTCAGGCCTGGCGCGAGGCGCGCGACATCGAGACCGAGGACGTCTCGACCGGCGTGCTCCGCTTCGCCTCGGGAGCTGTCGCGTCGGTGCTCACGTCGGCCGTCTCGCCGCGCGAGGTCAGCGCGATCCGCCTCGATACCGAGCGCGCCACGATCGAGGTCGAGCACCTCTACGGCCACGGTCGCACCCACTGGCGCATCACCCCGTCGCGCGAGGTCGCGCCGGAGGAGGCGGAGGCCTGGGTGTTCCCCGACGACGAGGACGTGCCCAGCGGCCACGCGCCCTACCTCGACGCCGTGTACGACGCGATCGCGACGGGCGGCCCGCTGCCCGACGTCGCCTCCGGACCGGCCCGCTCGCTCGAGATCGTCGCCGCCCTCTACCTCTCGAGCACCCGCGGCGGCCCCGTGCGGATCGACGAGCTCGCGGATCCCGAACTGCGCGGTCCGATGCGCGCCGACGTGCGGGACCAGCGCCGATGA
- a CDS encoding PmoA family protein, with amino-acid sequence MSAVELPAGLGVLVLAEDAPRHVESPRPFVHPLRTPSGVVVSDLRPADHDWHHGLSLAVSNIRIGDEPDEINLWGGVTWVAGDGYRQLDNNGSQLVESVTEEHDGVRLRVGWYDAGGRRFLEEERRLTVHEGPTATVLEVVSEWTSQTDRPLGFGSPTTAGRPGAGYGGLFLRAAPRLEGARVLAPRGESAEAMGRSEEWLALVGAGVTVAMRADPENPVAPTPWFVRSEGTPMLCAAPFFHEVWTLPPAESARWRWQVLVADGELEAEAIGAAW; translated from the coding sequence ATGAGCGCCGTGGAGCTGCCGGCGGGCCTCGGCGTCCTCGTGCTCGCCGAGGACGCACCGCGCCACGTCGAGTCGCCGCGCCCGTTCGTCCATCCGCTGCGCACCCCCTCCGGAGTCGTCGTCTCGGATCTGCGCCCCGCCGACCACGACTGGCACCACGGCCTCTCGCTCGCCGTGTCGAACATCCGCATCGGCGACGAGCCCGACGAGATCAACCTCTGGGGCGGCGTCACCTGGGTCGCCGGCGACGGCTACCGCCAGCTCGACAACAACGGCTCCCAGCTCGTCGAGTCGGTGACGGAGGAGCACGACGGCGTGCGGCTGCGGGTGGGCTGGTACGACGCCGGGGGCCGCCGGTTCCTCGAGGAGGAGCGCCGGCTGACCGTGCACGAGGGGCCCACCGCGACGGTGCTCGAGGTCGTGAGCGAGTGGACGTCGCAGACCGACCGTCCGCTCGGCTTCGGCTCGCCGACCACGGCCGGGCGCCCGGGAGCGGGCTACGGCGGGCTGTTCCTCCGCGCGGCGCCGCGCCTCGAGGGCGCCCGCGTGCTCGCCCCGCGCGGCGAGAGCGCCGAGGCGATGGGCCGATCGGAGGAGTGGCTCGCCCTGGTCGGCGCGGGCGTCACCGTCGCGATGCGCGCCGATCCCGAGAACCCGGTGGCGCCCACTCCGTGGTTCGTGCGGAGCGAGGGCACGCCGATGCTGTGCGCGGCGCCGTTCTTCCACGAGGTCTGGACCCTGCCGCCCGCCGAGTCGGCGCGCTGGCGCTGGCAGGTCCTCGTCGCCGACGGCGAGCTCGAGGCGGAGGCGATCGGGGCCGCCTGGTGA
- a CDS encoding family 43 glycosylhydrolase, producing MTALRRDTLSSPYEDPLLDGPTDPVVVQAPDGSWRLFYTQRRAALGLPGVEWVHGTRIGVAESKDGASWRYLGTVDGLDPAGAPDPSTQWAPDIVRIDGRYLMTLSWIEGVRSDWTGRASLVQFASDDLVSWTRLGTIDVGSDRVIDAAIARCGDGRWRLWYKDEEQHSTTWAAVSDDPFDPASWRVEGLAIGGRAHEGPKVFVLGGRYWMITDEWRGLAVHSSPDGVGGWERQGLILTAPERLGERPVVGRHADVVGLDAESALIVYFTHPGWDGAELADAPADRARRRSHVRAAVVRVDAGVLRCDAD from the coding sequence GTGACGGCGCTGCGCCGCGACACCCTCAGCTCGCCCTACGAGGATCCGCTGCTCGACGGCCCGACCGACCCCGTCGTCGTGCAGGCGCCCGACGGCTCGTGGCGCCTCTTCTACACGCAGCGCCGGGCCGCCCTGGGCCTGCCCGGCGTCGAGTGGGTGCACGGCACGCGCATCGGAGTCGCGGAGTCGAAGGACGGCGCGTCGTGGCGGTACCTCGGCACGGTCGACGGCCTCGATCCCGCCGGCGCCCCGGACCCGTCGACGCAGTGGGCGCCCGACATCGTGCGGATCGACGGCCGCTACCTGATGACGCTCAGCTGGATCGAGGGCGTGCGCTCGGACTGGACCGGGCGCGCGTCCCTCGTGCAGTTCGCGAGCGACGACCTCGTCTCGTGGACGCGCCTGGGCACGATCGACGTCGGCTCGGACCGGGTCATCGACGCGGCGATCGCCCGGTGCGGCGACGGCCGCTGGCGGCTCTGGTACAAGGACGAGGAGCAGCATTCGACGACGTGGGCGGCCGTGTCGGACGACCCGTTCGATCCGGCGTCGTGGCGGGTCGAGGGGCTCGCGATCGGCGGACGGGCGCACGAGGGGCCGAAAGTGTTCGTGCTCGGCGGGCGGTACTGGATGATCACCGACGAGTGGCGCGGGCTGGCCGTGCACTCCTCGCCCGACGGGGTCGGCGGCTGGGAGCGGCAGGGGCTGATCCTGACGGCGCCGGAGCGGCTCGGGGAGCGGCCGGTCGTGGGGCGCCATGCGGACGTGGTGGGGCTCGACGCGGAGTCGGCACTGATCGTGTACTTCACCCATCCGGGGTGGGACGGCGCGGAGCTGGCCGACGCGCCGGCCGACCGGGCGCGGCGGCGCAGCCACGTGCGTGCGGCGGTTGTGCGGGTCGACGCGGGAGTGCTGCGCTGCGACGCGGACTGA
- a CDS encoding LLM class flavin-dependent oxidoreductase produces the protein MTRQIRFNAFDMNCVAHQSSGMWRHPQDQSWRYKDLSYWTELAKLLERGTFDGIFIADVLGTYDVYGGSNEAAIRHGAQVPVNDPILLVSAMAAATEHLGFGITAGTAYEHPYPFARRMSTLDHLTKGRVGWNVVTGYLPSAARNMGHEDQLEHDDRYDVADEYLEVLYKLWEGSWEDDAVVRDRDSGVFTDPSKVHEIGHRGKNFTVPGIHLSEPSLQRTPVIYQAGASPRGVRFAAGNAEAIFVASSTKAGLKATVSRIRDALEAAGRDRYSAKIYTLLTIITAETSEAAHEKHRDFLSYTSEEGALVFMSGWMGIDLSQYDLDEPIGNVKSNAIQSAVANFQEANEDGSEWKVRDIAKLSVIGGLGPFVVGSPTEVADHLQEWVEETDVDGFNLAYAITPGTFEDVVEFIVPELRRRGAYPDEYVEGSLRNKLHGRGDRLPSEHLGAGFRYRAATPA, from the coding sequence ATGACCCGCCAGATCCGCTTCAACGCCTTCGACATGAACTGCGTCGCCCACCAGTCCTCCGGCATGTGGCGCCACCCCCAGGACCAGTCCTGGCGCTACAAGGACCTCTCGTACTGGACCGAGCTCGCGAAGCTCCTCGAGCGCGGCACCTTCGACGGCATCTTCATCGCCGACGTCCTCGGCACCTACGACGTGTACGGAGGCTCCAACGAGGCCGCCATCCGCCACGGCGCGCAGGTCCCCGTCAACGACCCGATCCTGCTCGTGTCGGCGATGGCCGCCGCGACCGAGCACCTCGGCTTCGGCATCACCGCCGGCACCGCCTACGAGCACCCGTACCCGTTCGCGCGCCGCATGTCGACGCTCGACCACCTGACCAAGGGCCGCGTCGGCTGGAACGTCGTCACCGGCTACCTGCCCAGCGCCGCGCGCAACATGGGCCACGAGGACCAGCTCGAGCACGACGACCGCTACGACGTGGCCGACGAGTACCTCGAGGTCCTCTACAAGCTGTGGGAGGGCTCGTGGGAGGACGACGCCGTCGTCCGCGACCGCGACTCCGGGGTCTTCACCGACCCGTCGAAGGTGCACGAGATCGGGCACCGCGGCAAGAACTTCACCGTGCCCGGCATCCACCTCTCGGAGCCGTCGCTGCAGCGCACCCCGGTGATCTACCAGGCCGGAGCGTCGCCGCGCGGGGTCCGCTTCGCGGCGGGCAACGCGGAGGCGATCTTCGTCGCGTCCTCGACGAAGGCCGGCCTGAAGGCCACCGTCTCGCGGATCCGCGACGCGCTGGAGGCCGCGGGCCGCGACCGCTACTCCGCCAAGATCTACACGCTGCTGACGATCATCACGGCCGAGACCAGCGAGGCCGCGCACGAGAAGCACCGCGACTTCCTCTCGTACACGAGCGAGGAGGGCGCGCTGGTGTTCATGTCGGGCTGGATGGGCATCGACCTCTCGCAGTACGACCTCGACGAGCCAATCGGCAATGTGAAGAGCAACGCGATCCAGTCGGCCGTCGCCAACTTCCAGGAGGCGAACGAGGACGGCAGCGAGTGGAAGGTCCGCGACATCGCCAAGCTCAGCGTCATCGGCGGCCTCGGCCCGTTCGTCGTCGGCTCGCCGACCGAGGTGGCCGACCACCTGCAGGAGTGGGTCGAGGAGACCGACGTCGACGGGTTCAACCTCGCCTACGCGATCACGCCGGGCACCTTCGAGGACGTGGTCGAGTTCATCGTCCCGGAGCTGCGGCGCCGCGGCGCGTACCCCGACGAGTACGTCGAGGGGAGCCTCCGCAACAAACTGCACGGGCGCGGCGACCGCCTGCCGTCCGAGCACCTGGGCGCGGGCTTCCGGTACCGGGCGGCGACCCCGGCCTGA
- a CDS encoding Fic family protein codes for MASTTEWPPHRSETRPWRQAARAGSRADRTLSEVVVSLPPLLAGLTWDAGVDLQQELDAARRAIIGLDARHGNRLGALGRLLLRTEAVSSSRIERVDATLEDYARATVGSRANAGALSMVAATEALTTMVDRAGLSGTIEEEALLAAHRTLLADDPMDGRYAGAYRTMQNWIGGSDYSPRDAIHVPPPPGTVPEYMTDLLAFANRDDVDPIVQAAIAHAQFESVHPFTDGNGRIGRALITAILRRRGLTTVVVVPIASALAARRSRYFSLVNEYRQGSLAPFVRELATAGLVAAEEAGRTAEQIERLPGLWAREVAPRAGSSAALLLDALLDDPVLTTARARAITGRAASSVGSAVKQLVDAGVLLPLTERTRDQAWVATDVLLELSDLEERIGAAMRLRASP; via the coding sequence ATGGCATCGACGACCGAGTGGCCGCCGCACCGATCCGAGACGCGGCCGTGGCGGCAGGCCGCTCGTGCCGGATCGCGCGCGGACAGGACGCTGTCCGAGGTCGTCGTCTCGCTCCCGCCGCTCCTCGCCGGGCTGACCTGGGACGCCGGAGTCGACCTGCAGCAGGAGCTCGACGCGGCGCGTCGGGCGATCATCGGTCTCGACGCCCGGCACGGGAACCGGCTCGGAGCACTCGGCCGGCTCCTGCTGCGCACGGAGGCCGTCTCGTCGTCGAGGATCGAGCGGGTCGATGCGACCCTGGAGGACTACGCGCGGGCGACGGTCGGGAGTCGTGCGAACGCGGGCGCGCTGTCGATGGTGGCCGCGACGGAGGCGCTCACGACCATGGTCGACCGCGCGGGCCTCTCCGGCACGATCGAGGAGGAGGCCCTGCTCGCGGCGCACAGGACGCTCCTCGCGGACGACCCGATGGACGGACGGTACGCGGGCGCCTATCGGACGATGCAGAACTGGATCGGCGGGAGCGACTACTCGCCCCGGGACGCGATCCACGTCCCTCCGCCTCCGGGGACCGTGCCCGAGTACATGACGGATCTGCTCGCCTTCGCCAACAGGGACGACGTCGACCCGATCGTCCAGGCGGCGATCGCCCACGCGCAGTTCGAGTCGGTGCATCCCTTCACCGACGGGAACGGGAGGATCGGTCGGGCGCTGATCACCGCGATCCTGCGCAGACGGGGTCTGACGACCGTGGTCGTCGTGCCGATCGCGTCCGCGCTCGCGGCTCGGCGCTCGCGGTACTTCTCGCTGGTGAACGAGTACCGCCAGGGGTCCCTCGCCCCGTTCGTCCGGGAGCTCGCGACCGCGGGTCTCGTCGCGGCGGAGGAGGCGGGCCGCACCGCCGAGCAGATCGAGCGGCTCCCCGGTCTCTGGGCTCGGGAGGTCGCTCCGCGCGCAGGGAGCTCCGCGGCGCTCCTGCTCGACGCGCTCCTCGACGATCCCGTCCTGACGACTGCGCGCGCTCGGGCGATCACCGGTCGGGCGGCGTCCAGCGTCGGCTCCGCCGTGAAGCAGCTCGTCGACGCGGGAGTCCTCCTCCCGCTCACCGAGAGGACTCGCGATCAGGCGTGGGTCGCCACCGACGTCCTCCTCGAGCTCTCCGATCTGGAGGAGCGGATCGGCGCGGCGATGCGGCTCCGGGCGTCCCCCTGA
- a CDS encoding acetylxylan esterase: MPQFDLPLELLEEYAPELAEPEGFADFWRSTVAEARALADEPVFEQVDAGFTLLDTFDVTFSGWGGHPIRAWLILPRGVEGPLPALVSYIGYGGGRGHLTEWTTMSAAGYAHLVMDTRGQGTGHRTGDTPDPVGSGPHANGFMTQGIASPEEYYYRRVFTDAVRALDVLRAHPAVDPSRVAISGGSQGGGICLAVAGILGMLDESSSAQAAIIDVPFLSHMRHATRIIDTMPYGEIVKYLRIHRGSEERVFTTLAYFDGTSFAPHARIPAMFSVGLLDDICPPSTVYASYNRYTGPREMRIYPYNGHEQGEAFQIAEHLAFLARQLG; encoded by the coding sequence ATGCCCCAGTTCGACCTGCCCCTCGAGCTCCTCGAGGAGTACGCGCCCGAACTCGCCGAGCCCGAGGGCTTCGCCGACTTCTGGCGGAGCACCGTCGCCGAGGCCCGCGCACTGGCCGACGAGCCCGTGTTCGAGCAGGTCGACGCCGGATTCACGCTGCTGGACACCTTCGACGTCACGTTCTCGGGCTGGGGCGGCCACCCGATCCGCGCCTGGCTGATCCTCCCCCGCGGCGTCGAGGGCCCCCTCCCCGCCCTCGTGAGCTACATCGGCTACGGCGGCGGGCGCGGGCACCTCACCGAGTGGACCACCATGAGCGCCGCGGGCTACGCCCACCTCGTGATGGACACCCGAGGCCAGGGCACCGGCCACCGCACCGGCGACACCCCGGACCCCGTCGGCAGCGGCCCGCACGCCAACGGATTCATGACCCAGGGCATCGCCTCGCCCGAGGAGTACTACTACCGCCGCGTCTTCACCGACGCGGTGCGCGCCCTCGACGTGCTGCGCGCGCACCCGGCCGTCGATCCGTCGCGCGTCGCGATCTCGGGCGGCAGCCAGGGCGGCGGGATCTGCCTCGCGGTCGCGGGCATCCTGGGGATGTTGGACGAGTCCTCGTCGGCGCAGGCCGCGATCATCGACGTGCCGTTCCTCAGCCACATGCGCCACGCCACGCGGATCATCGACACGATGCCGTACGGCGAGATCGTGAAGTACCTGCGGATCCACCGCGGCTCCGAGGAGCGCGTCTTCACGACCCTCGCCTACTTCGACGGCACGTCCTTCGCGCCGCACGCGCGGATCCCCGCGATGTTCTCGGTGGGCCTCCTCGACGACATCTGCCCGCCGTCGACCGTGTACGCCTCCTACAACCGCTACACGGGCCCGCGCGAGATGCGGATCTACCCGTACAACGGCCACGAGCAGGGCGAGGCGTTCCAGATCGCCGAGCACCTCGCGTTCCTGGCGCGGCAGCTGGGCTGA
- a CDS encoding ABC transporter substrate-binding protein yields the protein MMFSTKRTRLAAAAIAAVAAISLTACSGGGASGSATVDPDEEITLDYTFWGNDDRAARYDQAIALFEEEHPNITINSTFTDYPGYWEKRQTEAAGGGLPDVMQFDYTYLRQYGDNGLLGDLSEYFGGVVDESTISEDLLATGELDGATYAIPTGYSAWAIFQNQDLLTANGLEPYPGGGSWEDYAAYVADVTEKTGGAVYGGTDYTGRIQNFELQLRADGKELFTEDGELGFTEDDLAAFWEQGDEMRTTTGVPAARLQELLPKSGFGAGIASSEMSWSNFLGGYIGDSGASEIVMTAPPTADEGTQDLYQKVGLMQAISSATEHPEAAATFLDFLINSPEVGEIFGATLGIPASSAQLEGANLEGPDKQVSDYLESVSDRIGEAPAAPVAGYGAIEANFLDLGTSLGLGAVSVDEAVQQFFDETAITLGN from the coding sequence ATGATGTTCAGCACCAAGCGCACACGACTCGCCGCCGCGGCGATCGCCGCCGTCGCAGCGATCAGCCTGACGGCCTGCTCCGGAGGGGGTGCCTCCGGCTCCGCCACCGTCGACCCCGACGAGGAGATCACGCTCGACTACACCTTCTGGGGCAACGACGACCGGGCCGCCCGATACGACCAGGCCATCGCGCTGTTCGAGGAGGAGCACCCGAACATCACGATCAACTCCACCTTCACGGACTACCCCGGCTACTGGGAGAAGCGCCAGACCGAGGCCGCCGGCGGCGGGCTGCCCGACGTGATGCAGTTCGACTACACCTACCTCCGCCAGTACGGCGACAACGGCCTGCTGGGCGACCTCAGCGAGTACTTCGGCGGCGTCGTCGACGAGAGCACCATCTCGGAGGACCTCCTCGCGACCGGCGAGCTGGACGGCGCGACCTACGCGATCCCCACCGGCTACAGCGCCTGGGCGATCTTCCAGAACCAGGACCTCCTCACCGCGAACGGCCTCGAGCCCTACCCGGGCGGCGGCAGCTGGGAGGACTACGCGGCCTACGTCGCGGACGTCACCGAGAAGACCGGCGGCGCCGTCTACGGCGGCACCGACTACACCGGCCGCATCCAGAACTTCGAGCTGCAGCTGCGCGCCGACGGCAAGGAGCTGTTCACCGAGGACGGCGAGCTCGGCTTCACCGAGGACGACCTCGCGGCGTTCTGGGAGCAGGGCGACGAGATGCGCACCACGACCGGCGTGCCGGCCGCGCGCCTCCAGGAGCTGCTGCCCAAGTCCGGCTTCGGCGCCGGTATCGCCTCGAGCGAGATGAGCTGGAGCAACTTCCTCGGCGGCTACATCGGCGACTCCGGAGCCTCCGAGATCGTCATGACCGCGCCGCCCACCGCGGACGAGGGCACCCAGGACCTCTACCAGAAGGTCGGCCTGATGCAGGCGATCTCCTCGGCCACCGAGCACCCCGAGGCCGCGGCCACGTTCCTCGACTTCCTCATCAACAGCCCCGAGGTCGGCGAGATCTTCGGCGCCACGCTCGGCATCCCCGCCTCCTCGGCCCAGCTCGAGGGCGCGAACCTCGAGGGCCCGGACAAGCAGGTCTCGGACTACCTCGAGTCGGTCTCGGACCGCATCGGAGAGGCCCCGGCCGCTCCGGTCGCCGGCTACGGCGCCATCGAGGCGAACTTCCTCGACCTGGGCACGAGCCTGGGCCTGGGTGCGGTGAGCGTCGACGAGGCGGTCCAGCAGTTCTTCGACGAGACCGCCATCACCCTCGGCAACTGA